From Sparus aurata chromosome 9, fSpaAur1.1, whole genome shotgun sequence, a single genomic window includes:
- the wdr75 gene encoding WD repeat-containing protein 75 isoform X1, whose product MVEHGDIRVVHRGGSKINFRKPVITNDSRFLLCASGESVKVFSTSTEECIHDLRGHTDLVTGVLIKPSNHLQAFSCSADGTVRLWDFTDGILIKTYVIGYPIFSIHASPHHEGVIFVVTPMQGDKRSGELFQLVAVHLPQSGDQLVEARELSAVLTGISSNPAATVFGRGGEYIASANGLQLEVYFFKKQKAYRFSLKEDNKKGGKNTFTCVACHPNDDCIATGHEDGKIRLWRNFNHKKEYTYSTLHWHHSAVSSLSFTPEGTNLLSGGIESVLVQWRYNQENQRDFLPRLGAAITHIAVSPDGALYCTSHSDNKITIIQSCVKVSAVIQGLVKGESVGTDLMIDPRSKSLVLNGKPGHLQFYSLQRDKLLYNLDIVQQEYIHESGLQQFEVVKAAFDASGNWLATVEERKQKGAELELNLKLWAFDEQTQSFVLNTTISAPHEAQITGMCFSHATDSQTTMLVSTSKDGHFKAWQLAAQSQTDADEGPSWSCDFVGAYHGLVPECCSFSADGSLLAVSFQEVVTVWSPASWELLTTLSQPPKAIRNLCFGRLSCSKYLLGTTDSNLLCCWNLLTCSLEWSTSMDVSLLLADPLSENMAAFCCQAGCTDLFVFKPSEPRPLFSQKAVCSGMVTRAVFAPREEMLESCEESSQWLNRSQLYFLTQYMDLMTFTTKTEEERLMASSKQLVIDDSVAMTPFYLLLGKHRQQQQGGDDPQSGVSAERTPLPQGSVAIKELLQTPAHVLPSTSFLCSMFVQSLLISVTDSREESKHAEEEMESEKEEEDSEEEIESSRTRPEQQAAVGGGEAAESAAPAMTKAQVRELRRVKKLDHSWLAGLLDS is encoded by the exons ATGGTTGAACACGGGGATATCCGCGTGGTTCACCGAGGTGGCAGTAAAATAAACTTCAGGAAGCCTGTCATCACCAACGACTCCAG GTTCCTCCTGTGCGCCTCCGGAGAGAGTGTGAAGGTGTTCAGCACCTCCACAGAGGAATGTATCCACGACCTGCGGGGACACACCGACCTGGTGACAGGTGTGCTGATCAAACCCTCCAACCACCTGCAG GCCTTCTCTTGCTCAGCAGATGGCACTGTCAGACTGTGGGACTTCACAGACGGCATCTTAATTAAA ACGTATGTCATCGGATACCCAATTTTCTCCATCCATGCATCTCCACACCATGAAGGAGTCATCTTCGTCGTTACTCCCATGCAGGGTGACAAAAGATCTGGAG agttgtTCCAGCTGGTCGCGGTACATCTGCCTCAGAGTGGAGATCAGCTGGTGGAGGCCCGAGAACTCTCTGCTGTGCTCACCGGCATCAGCTCCAACCCCGCCGCCACCGTGTTCGGCAGAGGG GGTGAATATATCGCTTCAGCTAATGGTTTGCAGCTGGAGGTATATTTCTTCAAGAAGCAGAAGGCATACAG GTTTTCCCTGAAGGAAGACAACAAGAAGGGAGGCAAGAACACGTTCACATGTGTTGCCTGTCATCCAAACGACGACTGCATCGCCACGGGACACGAAGATGGAAAGATTCGCTTGTG GAGAAACTTCAACCACAAGAAGGAGTACACATACTCCACCCTGCACTGGCACCACAGCGCCGTCAGCTCTCTGAGCTTCACCCCAGAAG GCACCAACCTGCTGAGTGGAGGCATCGAGTCGGTGCTCGTCCAGTGGAGATACAACCAAGAGAACCAGCGGGACTTCCTGCCTCGTCTGGGAGCCGCCATCACGCACATCGCTGTCTCACCCGATGGAGCGCTGTACTGCACCTCACACAGTGACAACA aGATCACGATCATCCAGAGTTGTGTTAAAGTGTCGGCTGTCATTCAGGGCCTGGTCAAAG GAGAAAGTGTCGGGACAGACTTGATGATCGACCCACGCAGCAAATCTCTGGTTCTGAACGGGAAACCGGGTCACCTGCAGTTTTACTCGCTCCAGAGAGACAAACTTCTTTACAAC CTGGACATCGTGCAGCAGGAGTATATTCACGAGTCGGGCCTGCAGCAGTTTGAGGTGGTCAAGGCGGCTTTTGATGCTTCTGGAAACTGGCTGGCAACAGtcgaggaaagaaaacagaaaggtGCTGAGCTGGAGCTCAACTTGAAGCTCTGGGCGTTTGACGAACAGACACAGAG TTTTGTGCTGAACACGACCATCTCGGCCCCCCACGAGGCTCAGATTACAGGCATGTGCTTCAGCCACGCCACCGACAGCCAGACCACCATGCTGGTCTCCACCAGCAAGGACGGGCACTTCAAAGCCTGGCAGCTGGCTGCACAATCCCAGACAGACG CAGACGAAGGTCCTTCCTGGTCGTGTGATTTCGTGGGAGCCTATCACGGCCTGGTGCCCGAGTGCTGCAGCTTCTCAGCCGACGGTTCCCTGCTGGCCGTCAGCTTTCAGGAGGTGGTGACCGTGTGGAGTCCGGCCTCCTGGGAGCTCCTGACGACTCTGTCGCAGCCACCAAAAGCCATCAG GAATCTTTGTTTTGGGCGACTAAGCTGCTCCAAGTATCTGCTGGGAACCACCGACAGCaacctgctctgctgctggaaCCTCCTCACCTGCTCCT TGGAGTGGAGCACCTCGATGGACGTCAGCCTGCTGCTGGCCGACCCGCTCTCTGAGAACATGGCTGCCTTCTGCTGTCAGGCCGGATGCACCGACT tgtttgtgtttaaaccCAGCGAGCCTCGGCCGCTGTTTTCCCAGAAGGCCGTGTGCTCGGGGATGGTGACTCGCGCTGTCTTCGCCCCGAGGGAGGAGATGCTGGAGAGCTGCGAGGAGAGCAGCCAGTGGCTGAACCGCTCCCAGCTGTACTTCCTCACTCAGTACATg GACCTCATGACATTCACCACcaagacagaagaggagagactGATGGCGTCCAGCAAACAG CTGGTGATCGATGACAGCGTCGCCATGACGCCGTTCTACCTGTTGCTGGGGAAACATCGGCAACAGCAACAGGGAGGTGACGACCCGCAGAGCGGCGTGTCTGCGGAGAGGACGCCTCTGCCGCAGGGATCTGTCGCTATCAAAGAG CTCCTGCAGACCCCGGCCCACGTCTTGCCCTCCACCTCTTTCCTCTGCTCCATGTTTGTGCAGTCTCTGTTGATCTCCGTTACAGACTCCAG AGAGGAAAGTAAACATGCCGAGGAGGAAATGGAGAgcgagaaagaggaagaggattcAGAGGAGGAAATTGAATCCAGCCGGACAAGACCGGAGCAGCAGGCGGCGGTGGGCGGCGGCGAGGCGGCCGAGTCTGCAGCCCCCGCTATGACCAAGGCTCAGGTTAGAGAACTGAGGAGGGTGAAGAAACTCGACCACAGCTGGCTCGCAGGCCTCCTGGACTCATGA
- the wdr75 gene encoding WD repeat-containing protein 75 isoform X2 codes for MVEHGDIRVVHRGGSKINFRKPVITNDSRFLLCASGESVKVFSTSTEECIHDLRGHTDLVTGVLIKPSNHLQAFSCSADGTVRLWDFTDGILIKTYVIGYPIFSIHASPHHEGVIFVVTPMQGDKRSGELFQLVAVHLPQSGDQLVEARELSAVLTGISSNPAATVFGRGGEYIASANGLQLEVYFFKKQKAYRFSLKEDNKKGGKNTFTCVACHPNDDCIATGHEDGKIRLWRNFNHKKEYTYSTLHWHHSAVSSLSFTPEGTNLLSGGIESVLVQWRYNQENQRDFLPRLGAAITHIAVSPDGALYCTSHSDNKITIIQSCVKVSAVIQGLVKGESVGTDLMIDPRSKSLVLNGKPGHLQFYSLQRDKLLYNLDIVQQEYIHESGLQQFEVVKAAFDASGNWLATVEERKQKGAELELNLKLWAFDEQTQSFVLNTTISAPHEAQITGMCFSHATDSQTTMLVSTSKDGHFKAWQLAAQSQTDDEGPSWSCDFVGAYHGLVPECCSFSADGSLLAVSFQEVVTVWSPASWELLTTLSQPPKAIRNLCFGRLSCSKYLLGTTDSNLLCCWNLLTCSLEWSTSMDVSLLLADPLSENMAAFCCQAGCTDLFVFKPSEPRPLFSQKAVCSGMVTRAVFAPREEMLESCEESSQWLNRSQLYFLTQYMDLMTFTTKTEEERLMASSKQLVIDDSVAMTPFYLLLGKHRQQQQGGDDPQSGVSAERTPLPQGSVAIKELLQTPAHVLPSTSFLCSMFVQSLLISVTDSREESKHAEEEMESEKEEEDSEEEIESSRTRPEQQAAVGGGEAAESAAPAMTKAQVRELRRVKKLDHSWLAGLLDS; via the exons ATGGTTGAACACGGGGATATCCGCGTGGTTCACCGAGGTGGCAGTAAAATAAACTTCAGGAAGCCTGTCATCACCAACGACTCCAG GTTCCTCCTGTGCGCCTCCGGAGAGAGTGTGAAGGTGTTCAGCACCTCCACAGAGGAATGTATCCACGACCTGCGGGGACACACCGACCTGGTGACAGGTGTGCTGATCAAACCCTCCAACCACCTGCAG GCCTTCTCTTGCTCAGCAGATGGCACTGTCAGACTGTGGGACTTCACAGACGGCATCTTAATTAAA ACGTATGTCATCGGATACCCAATTTTCTCCATCCATGCATCTCCACACCATGAAGGAGTCATCTTCGTCGTTACTCCCATGCAGGGTGACAAAAGATCTGGAG agttgtTCCAGCTGGTCGCGGTACATCTGCCTCAGAGTGGAGATCAGCTGGTGGAGGCCCGAGAACTCTCTGCTGTGCTCACCGGCATCAGCTCCAACCCCGCCGCCACCGTGTTCGGCAGAGGG GGTGAATATATCGCTTCAGCTAATGGTTTGCAGCTGGAGGTATATTTCTTCAAGAAGCAGAAGGCATACAG GTTTTCCCTGAAGGAAGACAACAAGAAGGGAGGCAAGAACACGTTCACATGTGTTGCCTGTCATCCAAACGACGACTGCATCGCCACGGGACACGAAGATGGAAAGATTCGCTTGTG GAGAAACTTCAACCACAAGAAGGAGTACACATACTCCACCCTGCACTGGCACCACAGCGCCGTCAGCTCTCTGAGCTTCACCCCAGAAG GCACCAACCTGCTGAGTGGAGGCATCGAGTCGGTGCTCGTCCAGTGGAGATACAACCAAGAGAACCAGCGGGACTTCCTGCCTCGTCTGGGAGCCGCCATCACGCACATCGCTGTCTCACCCGATGGAGCGCTGTACTGCACCTCACACAGTGACAACA aGATCACGATCATCCAGAGTTGTGTTAAAGTGTCGGCTGTCATTCAGGGCCTGGTCAAAG GAGAAAGTGTCGGGACAGACTTGATGATCGACCCACGCAGCAAATCTCTGGTTCTGAACGGGAAACCGGGTCACCTGCAGTTTTACTCGCTCCAGAGAGACAAACTTCTTTACAAC CTGGACATCGTGCAGCAGGAGTATATTCACGAGTCGGGCCTGCAGCAGTTTGAGGTGGTCAAGGCGGCTTTTGATGCTTCTGGAAACTGGCTGGCAACAGtcgaggaaagaaaacagaaaggtGCTGAGCTGGAGCTCAACTTGAAGCTCTGGGCGTTTGACGAACAGACACAGAG TTTTGTGCTGAACACGACCATCTCGGCCCCCCACGAGGCTCAGATTACAGGCATGTGCTTCAGCCACGCCACCGACAGCCAGACCACCATGCTGGTCTCCACCAGCAAGGACGGGCACTTCAAAGCCTGGCAGCTGGCTGCACAATCCCAGACAGACG ACGAAGGTCCTTCCTGGTCGTGTGATTTCGTGGGAGCCTATCACGGCCTGGTGCCCGAGTGCTGCAGCTTCTCAGCCGACGGTTCCCTGCTGGCCGTCAGCTTTCAGGAGGTGGTGACCGTGTGGAGTCCGGCCTCCTGGGAGCTCCTGACGACTCTGTCGCAGCCACCAAAAGCCATCAG GAATCTTTGTTTTGGGCGACTAAGCTGCTCCAAGTATCTGCTGGGAACCACCGACAGCaacctgctctgctgctggaaCCTCCTCACCTGCTCCT TGGAGTGGAGCACCTCGATGGACGTCAGCCTGCTGCTGGCCGACCCGCTCTCTGAGAACATGGCTGCCTTCTGCTGTCAGGCCGGATGCACCGACT tgtttgtgtttaaaccCAGCGAGCCTCGGCCGCTGTTTTCCCAGAAGGCCGTGTGCTCGGGGATGGTGACTCGCGCTGTCTTCGCCCCGAGGGAGGAGATGCTGGAGAGCTGCGAGGAGAGCAGCCAGTGGCTGAACCGCTCCCAGCTGTACTTCCTCACTCAGTACATg GACCTCATGACATTCACCACcaagacagaagaggagagactGATGGCGTCCAGCAAACAG CTGGTGATCGATGACAGCGTCGCCATGACGCCGTTCTACCTGTTGCTGGGGAAACATCGGCAACAGCAACAGGGAGGTGACGACCCGCAGAGCGGCGTGTCTGCGGAGAGGACGCCTCTGCCGCAGGGATCTGTCGCTATCAAAGAG CTCCTGCAGACCCCGGCCCACGTCTTGCCCTCCACCTCTTTCCTCTGCTCCATGTTTGTGCAGTCTCTGTTGATCTCCGTTACAGACTCCAG AGAGGAAAGTAAACATGCCGAGGAGGAAATGGAGAgcgagaaagaggaagaggattcAGAGGAGGAAATTGAATCCAGCCGGACAAGACCGGAGCAGCAGGCGGCGGTGGGCGGCGGCGAGGCGGCCGAGTCTGCAGCCCCCGCTATGACCAAGGCTCAGGTTAGAGAACTGAGGAGGGTGAAGAAACTCGACCACAGCTGGCTCGCAGGCCTCCTGGACTCATGA